One genomic region from Electrophorus electricus isolate fEleEle1 chromosome 25, fEleEle1.pri, whole genome shotgun sequence encodes:
- the sap18 gene encoding histone deacetylase complex subunit SAP18, translating into MAVESRVTQEEIKKEPEKPVDREKTCPLLLRVFTTNNGRHHRMDEFARGNVPSSELQIYTWMDATLKELTSLVKEVYPEARKKGTHFGFAIVYPDPKRQGYRVKDIGNTVSGRKGADDSMTLQSQRFQIGDYLDIAITPPNRAPPLQGRMRPY; encoded by the exons ATGGCTGTGGAGTCGAGAGTTACGCAAGAGGAAATCAAGAAGGAGCCGGAGAAGCCGGTGGACCGAGAGAAG ACATGTCCACTGCTGCTTAGAGTCTTCACTACCAATAACGGCCGGCACCACCGAATGGACGAGTTTGCCCGGGGGAACGTGCCGTCGAGCGAGCTTCAGATTTACACCTG GATGGACGCCACGCTGAAAGAGCTGACCAGCCTGGTCAAGGAGGTTTATCCCGAGGCTCGAAAGAAAGGCACGCATTTCGGCTTTGCCATTGTGTACCCAGACCCTAAACGGCAAGGCTACAG AGTTAAAGACATCGGCAACACGGTATCAGGTCGCAAGGGTGCTGACGACTCTATGACGCTGCAGTCTCAGCGCTTTCAGATCGGAGATTATCTTGACATCGCCATTACCCCGCCTAATCGGGCGCCACCTCTCCAAGGACGCATGAGACCCTACTGA
- the ska3 gene encoding spindle and kinetochore-associated protein 3, with translation METSQRFFAQVRNLVVFLETERAKLEHAASSNINEEQDDTASGAVQALHELHSEVRGLKKRVQSQVASHQAGNAELSSFIRACMVVKQRTTEDLDRIRSHYEKYGYKPQEKAFQKTSEGNGKGETESRRPVEEVPGRGLTGVTVEEEEEEAQVRIAAPETPEKTPPAADDQMRTPQLSDFGLSTFHLQMVLGNAEPSDGVARPPALTLSPPPFVMTTEPSQPKTPRCSLRMDEDAPTPRLEDFGITEHTMCLNNDFTMDLFRKNPTKDRNADSFKSKMGDVSKHHLKTPPQNTSTLPSGGQSQKCSRESMESPEVPVFSILEITVNKQLAPPSAPSTRESEPQSPPGHGNGAATPELPVFETPYITKLVSARKGGRQDRLPSLTSLSEPSECLPGTVALSDQPQMPVGLPQEKNTTPEMPSMQSYFGSSLPCMGGGRWADPLAPAVPTEEEHTQDWCLATPRLRMDFQEEPRTPEMPDMSSVTQDIFKLVSQGNCKKPTATSVQQTSKARLQTSAPGKENRAHSLAPVSEEEFHRLASYMKQIPLSSLNQAIDKLNRVTEERCRDGEPNFEVFHMEDLRKLLEAGPQAPMYILGLVELKRLENVQGFGRNATFKILTKTSD, from the exons ATGGAAACGTCGCAGCGCTTCTTCGCTCAGGTCCGGAACCTGGTCGTGTTTTTAGAGACGGAGAGAGCGAAGCTGGAGCACGCTGCGAGCAGCAACATCAACGAAGAGCAAG ACGACACAGCCAGTGGGGCGGTCCAGGCACTACATGAGCTCCACTCTGAGGTTAGAGGACTGAAG AAACGGGTCCAAAGCCAAGTGGCATCTCATCAGGCTGGGAATGCAGAGCTGAGCAGCTTCATTAGGGCCTGCATGGTGGTGAAACAGCGAACCACCGAAGACCTTGATAGAATCAGGAGCCACTATGAGAAATATGGATACAAACCACAAGAAAAGGCTTTCCAAAAAACCTCAG AGGGAAATGGTAAAGGTGAGACAGAGTCCAGGCGTCCTGTAGAAGAAGTGCCGGGGAGAGGGCTAACTGGGGTGACGgttgaagaggaggaggaagaggctcAGGTTCGGATTGCGGCTCCGGAAACGCCCGAGAAGACGCCTCCTGCAGCCGACGACCAGATGCGCACGCCGCAGCTCTCGGACTTCGGACTCTCCACGTTCCACCTCCAGATGGTGCTTGGCAACGCAGAACCGTCCGATGGTGTAGCTCGTCCCCCAGCCCTGACTCTCTCCCCGCCCCCGTTCGTCATGACGACGGAGCCATCGCAGCCGAAGACACCCAGGTGCTCTCTGCGCATGGACGAGGATGCTCCTACCCCTCGACTGGAAGACTTCGGCATCACGGAACACACGATGTGTTTGAATAATGACTTCACCATGGACCTGTTTCGTAAGAACCCGACAAAGGACAGGAATGCTGACAG cttTAAAAGCAAAATGGGAGATGTttcaaaacatcacctcaaaaCACCACCTCAAAACACCTCTACTCTGCCATCTGGTGGCCAATCTCAGAAGTGTTCCCGTG AGAGCATGGAATCTCCAGAAGTGCCTGTTTTCTCCATTCTGGAGATTACAGTGAATAAACAGTTGGCTCCACCCTCTGCTCCGTCAACCAGAGAGAGTGAGCCTCAATCCCCCCCTGGTCATGGTAACGGAGCCGCAACGCCTGAACTTCCTGTGTTTGAGACACCTTATATCACCAAGCTTGTCAGCGCAAGAAAG GGAGGTAGACAGGATCGTCTCCCATCCCTGACCAGCCTGTCGGAGCCCTCGGAGTGCTTGCCCGGAACAGTTGCATTATCTGACCAGCCCCAGATGCCAGTCGGTCTTCCTCAGGAAAAGAACACCACGCCTGAAATGCCAAGCATGCAGTCCTATTTCGGCAGCTCCTTGCCATGT ATGGGCGGAGGCAGGTGGGCTGATCCCCTGGCCCCTGCTGTGCCCACGGAGGAGGAGCACACCCAGGACTGGTGTCTGGCCACCCCACGCCTCCGCATGGATTTCCAAGAAGAGCCACGCACACCGGAGATGCCTGACATGAGTTCCGTCACGCAGGATATCTTCAAA CTCGTGTCTCAGGGAAATTGCAAAAAACCCACCGCCACGTCAGTACAGCAAACCTCGAAGGCTCGTTTGCAGACATCGGCACCTGGGAAGGAGAACAG AGCTCACAGTCTTGCTCCAGTGTCTGAGGAGGAGTTTCACAGATTGGCCTCTTACATGAAACAGATCCCCCTCTCCAGTTTGAACCAAGCAATCGACAAACTCAACCGAGTCACTGAGGAGAGATGTAGAG ATGGTGAGCCCAACTTTGAAGTGTTCCATATGGAAGATTTGAGGAAGCTTCTGGAGGCGGGGCCTCAGGCCCCCATGTACATCTTGGGTCTTGTTGAGCTGAAAAGATTGGAGAACGTGCAGGGTTTTGGAAGGAATGCAACGTTCAAGATCCTGACAAAGACATCAGATTAG